A segment of the Desulfuromonas acetoxidans DSM 684 genome:
AGCTCTTGCCGATCTCACGGCCGCTCAGACTGCACTTGATGCCGATCCCACAAACGCGGCTTTGATTGCGGCCCGAGATGCGGCTCAAACGGCTTATGATGCGGCTAATGCGGCATTGCAAACCGCTGAAATTGACGCGGCGGACTGGGTTGAGGTTGGCCGGAGCATCCTGTCTTTTGACACTGGCGGTCGTCTGGTTAATGTGCTGGATGTCTCCGATACGATCAGCGATGGGCCGTTGCCTGACAGCGAACGTGTTTATGATCCTGATGGTAACCTGTACGTCACCAGTAACACCACAGATCCTGATGGAAATTACTACCCTTTGACGACCGATGTTGATCTCAAAGTGCCGCAGCCGACCGCGTCAACTGTTAGCGGTGCGTTGAGCTGGATCAATGAGGCTGAAGACACCCAGGCCGTAGATATTATCTTTGACGCCACCCAGTACTCCAGTGAGTCCGATGTTATTTCCCAGACACAGGACGGTTATGCGACTGGAACCCTGGTCAGTCTGACGGTTGATAATGACGGCAACATCCTGGGTAACTATTCCAACGGTGAGCCGCGCAAGCTGGCGCGGATTGCTCTGGCAAAGTTCTCCAATCCGGTCGGACTGGCCAAGGCCGGCAATAATCTTTATGAAGCGACGGACGATTCCGGAACGGCCATCGTCGGTACAGTCGGTTCAGGTGTCGGTAAAATTTTTACCAACTCGCTTGAGATGTCCAATGTCGACTTGGCGCAGGAATTTGTTAAAATGATTACCACTCAGCGTGGTTTTCAGGCCAATTCCAAAATTATTACGACGACGGACGAGTTGCTCGGTGAGTTGATTAACTTGAAGCGGTAATCTTCCGGTTCTCGTCGTATCGTTTGATGTGAAAAAGCCGAAAAACACGCACTGTGTTCTTTCGGCTTTTTCTGTTGGAGCTGCCAGAGCAGGAGGGGAAAGGATTGACGAGCCTGAGGCAGGCCGTCTGGCGCGTCGACGAGTCACGATTTATAACCGTGTCGGTGTAAAAAGTTGCAGACAGCTCTTTGTGGGAACTTCCTGTATTGTCAAGAATAAAAAGGAACTTATCTATTTCATATCCTTTCATAACGGTGTAAAATGATCGTTTAATAAGCAAGAGAGTCGAAGATTGGACAGGGACGTCCCACTTGCCATTAAAGTGTAGACCACACGAGGGTTGAACGTTTTATGGATATTTCAACAATTATAGGTGCTGTGGCCGCTTTCGGCCTGATGATTGCGGCGATGATGAACGGCGGTTCCATTCTGCTGTTTGTCGATCCGGCGTCAATTATGATCGTTGCCGGGGGAACCCTTGGATCAACTCTGATCCATTATCCGTTTAAAGAAGTCTTTCGAGCCGTTTCCGTGGCAAAGAAGACCTTGTTTCATAAAGACCAGGCTCCGGGAGAAATTATCTCCCAGCTGATTGAATATGCCGGGAAAGCACGTAAAGAGGGGATTCTCTCTCTGCAGTCGGTGATGTCCCAAGTTGAGGACCCGTTCTTTCTCAAAGGGTTGCAGATGGCGGTTGACGGTCAGGAGCCGGAAGCTTTGCGCGACATGATGGAGCGCGAGCTGGAATATGTCCAGGAACGCCACGAAACCGGCGCGGATATTTTTACCACCATGGCTGCCTATGCCCCGGCCATGGGGATGATCGGTACACTGATCGGTCTGGTGCAGATGCTGCAGACCATGGATGATCCCTCCTCCATTGGGCCGGCTATGGCTGTCGCC
Coding sequences within it:
- a CDS encoding flagellar hook protein FlgE, encoding MGIQSSLFSGVSGLNANGNALTVLGNNIANSNTIGFKSSRTIFSDLLSAEIAGSGGASQVGRGAGLSTVDNIFSQGTFETTESNTDLAIEGPGFFMVSDPGEASIYYTRAGAFNFDETGTLVNPEGYAVQGYYLNDAGETVGDLTDLTIETRSFSPANPTTKISLATNLNANDPYLGTQGDAVSPFDVNDPADTSNYASSVRIFDSLGREHLVTTYFNKLDPENNPDGVMQWESHTVVSESEVESPAKIAADDAALELAKATEVTALADLTAAQTALDADPTNAALIAARDAAQTAYDAANAALQTAEIDAADWVEVGRSILSFDTGGRLVNVLDVSDTISDGPLPDSERVYDPDGNLYVTSNTTDPDGNYYPLTTDVDLKVPQPTASTVSGALSWINEAEDTQAVDIIFDATQYSSESDVISQTQDGYATGTLVSLTVDNDGNILGNYSNGEPRKLARIALAKFSNPVGLAKAGNNLYEATDDSGTAIVGTVGSGVGKIFTNSLEMSNVDLAQEFVKMITTQRGFQANSKIITTTDELLGELINLKR
- a CDS encoding motility protein A — encoded protein: MDISTIIGAVAAFGLMIAAMMNGGSILLFVDPASIMIVAGGTLGSTLIHYPFKEVFRAVSVAKKTLFHKDQAPGEIISQLIEYAGKARKEGILSLQSVMSQVEDPFFLKGLQMAVDGQEPEALRDMMERELEYVQERHETGADIFTTMAAYAPAMGMIGTLIGLVQMLQTMDDPSSIGPAMAVALLTTFYGAVAANVIFTPMSGKLKHRSSSEMLCKTLISEGMNSILAGENPRVMEQRLHAFVAPNLRESNFKK